The Haloterrigena salifodinae genome window below encodes:
- a CDS encoding DUF7563 family protein, giving the protein MSTEPTDAKWTPMTSGQETTAPRCVNCGNQVTRQFSRVFGDNRDVVHACPDCATYREMKTSDFIPKEAR; this is encoded by the coding sequence ATGTCGACGGAACCAACCGACGCGAAGTGGACGCCGATGACGTCCGGCCAGGAAACGACCGCCCCTCGCTGTGTCAACTGTGGGAACCAGGTGACGCGTCAGTTCTCCCGCGTCTTCGGGGATAACCGCGACGTCGTTCACGCCTGTCCCGACTGTGCGACGTACCGCGAAATGAAAACTTCGGATTTCATCCCGAAGGAAGCCCGCTGA
- a CDS encoding sugar phosphate nucleotidyltransferase, with translation MQAVVLTAGEGTRIRPLSATLPKPMLPVADRPLAAHTVDAAVDAGADEIVLVVGYEDETVRDYFGDEYRGVPVSYAVQTEQAGTSHAVAAAKDRIDGPFAVLNGDNLYDPTAIDQLFANCPAVGAVEVAKPRNYGVLSTEDGVVDDITEKPSEPPTNLANAGAYAFPERAREWLEVPESERGEHEITDVLA, from the coding sequence ATGCAAGCCGTTGTGCTTACGGCGGGTGAGGGAACGCGAATCAGACCGCTCTCCGCGACGTTGCCGAAGCCGATGTTGCCAGTCGCCGACCGGCCGCTGGCCGCCCACACCGTCGACGCGGCCGTCGACGCGGGGGCGGACGAAATCGTCCTCGTCGTCGGCTACGAGGACGAGACCGTTCGCGACTACTTCGGCGACGAATACCGCGGGGTTCCGGTCTCGTACGCGGTCCAGACCGAACAGGCCGGAACGTCCCACGCCGTCGCCGCCGCCAAAGACCGCATCGACGGACCGTTCGCCGTCCTGAACGGCGACAACCTCTACGATCCGACGGCGATCGACCAACTGTTCGCGAACTGTCCGGCCGTCGGCGCCGTCGAAGTGGCCAAACCGCGGAATTACGGCGTCCTCAGCACCGAAGACGGGGTCGTCGACGACATCACCGAGAAACCGTCGGAGCCGCCGACGAACCTCGCCAACGCCGGCGCCTACGCCTTCCCCGAACGCGCCCGCGAGTGGCTCGAGGTCCCCGAAAGCGAGCGCGGCGAACACGAGATCACCGACGTGCTCGCGA